AATACGGCAGAAATCCTCAAACACTACATCGATACTGGACGCATCCGCTACCACTACCAAATGAACTCCGGCCTTTGCGCCGCGCGTAATGTGGGACTTTCATTGGCAACTGGTAGTGCCTTTGCGTTACTCGACTCAGACGATAGCTGGCACCCTCAAAAACTTGAGTGCCAAATTGCGTACCTGGAAACAAACCCCGCGTGTGAATTGGTCGGTACGGAGGCTTTCAGTCAAGAGCGGGGAATGTGGGCGACAATCGGCTCCCTCACCGTAAATGCCCTGCCACTGGAAACCCACCTACTCCGTACTCGTTTCTGCCCTTCCTCAGCCCTCTTCCGTCGTTCACTGTGGGAACAAGTTGGTGGATTCGATCAGGCCGCGGGTGGCACGGCCGACCGCGACTACTGGATTCGCTGCGCCGCCGTTTCGGTCGTCGCTCGAATCGAATTACCCCTGACTTTTTACCGCATCCACAACGGGTCGATGACCGCAACAAAGGTAGACGCGATGATCGCCAGCGAACGGGCTGTACTCGACAAGTCATTTATCTCACTCTCAACGATTCGTGGCAGAATGCTACTAAAGCGCCGAGCATACGCTATGGCTCACCTTTCTGCCGCCTACACCCTTTGGCGGGACGCCAAACGCCCGCGTGCAGCAAGTGGCCAATTCTTTCGATCACTGTTGTCTTGGCCACTGCCTCTTTCGCGATCTGATACTAATATTCCATTTT
This region of Gemmata massiliana genomic DNA includes:
- a CDS encoding glycosyltransferase family 2 protein gives rise to the protein MMKVSVVIPTYNYSCFIREAVESALNQTCPPYEVIVIDDGSTDNTAEILKHYIDTGRIRYHYQMNSGLCAARNVGLSLATGSAFALLDSDDSWHPQKLECQIAYLETNPACELVGTEAFSQERGMWATIGSLTVNALPLETHLLRTRFCPSSALFRRSLWEQVGGFDQAAGGTADRDYWIRCAAVSVVARIELPLTFYRIHNGSMTATKVDAMIASERAVLDKSFISLSTIRGRMLLKRRAYAMAHLSAAYTLWRDAKRPRAASGQFFRSLLSWPLPLSRSDTNIPFYRLRFGARLLIAALRG